Proteins from a single region of Methanoculleus taiwanensis:
- the mobB gene encoding molybdopterin-guanine dinucleotide biosynthesis protein B — protein sequence MKIIHIVGLSNTGKTYFARELIGRLKDQGSVGAVKHLGHHPFALEEGKDTTEYYESGAAISCGVDEEKAVMVTREADLEQVLKTLCDAGVEYAIVEGFKSRQFPKIVMGDLAAENVILRNPTVDEVVSSLDRFEDYFTIEGLVRELRRECDTTRAGAILTFNGLVREWTDGERTEYMDFDDSVDEKLKSIRAEMEAIDGIIGVRFHHRKGRLYAGEDITYLAILAERRHEAFAAVIAAIDRLKREVHNPEETDTA from the coding sequence ATGAAGATCATCCACATTGTCGGCCTGTCGAATACCGGCAAGACATACTTTGCCCGCGAACTCATCGGCAGGCTAAAGGACCAGGGCAGCGTCGGTGCGGTCAAACACCTCGGCCACCACCCCTTTGCCCTCGAGGAAGGAAAAGACACGACGGAATACTATGAATCAGGGGCTGCTATATCTTGCGGTGTCGATGAAGAGAAGGCGGTCATGGTAACCCGCGAGGCGGATCTCGAGCAGGTCTTGAAGACGCTCTGCGACGCCGGAGTCGAGTACGCCATTGTCGAGGGGTTCAAGTCACGGCAGTTCCCGAAGATCGTCATGGGCGACCTTGCGGCTGAGAACGTCATCCTGCGAAACCCGACCGTCGACGAGGTCGTCTCGTCCCTCGACCGGTTCGAGGATTACTTCACGATCGAGGGGCTCGTCCGGGAACTCCGACGGGAGTGCGACACCACCCGTGCCGGTGCCATCCTCACTTTCAACGGCCTCGTCCGGGAATGGACGGACGGCGAGCGGACCGAGTACATGGACTTCGATGATAGCGTCGACGAAAAACTCAAAAGTATCAGAGCGGAGATGGAAGCGATCGACGGTATCATCGGCGTTCGGTTTCACCACCGGAAGGGGAGACTGTATGCCGGAGAAGATATAACGTATCTTGCTATACTGGCAGAGCGCCGGCATGAGGCCTTCGCCGCCGTGATCGCGGCGATAGACCGGCTGAAGCGCGAGGTTCACAATCCCGAGGAGACGGATACGGCATGA
- a CDS encoding DUF5806 family protein, protein MEEPVDQKDPKKYQKFKKVDGATYQRVNQFLRKHTYITAREWAIARLCADFKSTSGSEMTFIGEHLPELCPFMVETYSPQAVNQARSAFKKKVKKAGATFFYGAMCGFFTADELDEILFEASEVARFLLEVEGTSLDIDDEIDVEDRITDVMRGVAEAASVILKTRTQPGDSDEENTISESDEEDTV, encoded by the coding sequence ATGGAAGAACCTGTAGACCAGAAAGACCCGAAGAAGTATCAGAAGTTCAAGAAGGTCGACGGCGCCACCTACCAGCGGGTAAACCAGTTCCTGCGAAAACATACCTACATCACTGCCCGGGAATGGGCGATCGCCCGACTCTGTGCGGATTTCAAATCGACGAGCGGATCAGAGATGACCTTCATCGGCGAACACCTCCCCGAGCTCTGCCCGTTCATGGTCGAGACCTACTCGCCACAGGCGGTGAACCAGGCCAGGAGCGCTTTTAAAAAGAAGGTTAAGAAGGCCGGCGCAACATTCTTCTACGGAGCGATGTGCGGATTCTTCACCGCCGACGAGCTCGACGAGATCCTCTTCGAGGCAAGCGAGGTCGCACGGTTCCTCCTCGAGGTCGAAGGGACGTCGCTTGATATCGACGACGAGATCGATGTCGAGGATCGGATCACCGACGTGATGCGAGGCGTGGCCGAGGCCGCATCGGTCATCTTAAAGACCCGGACACAGCCCGGGGATTCAGACGAAGAGAACACCATCTCCGAAAGTGACGAAGAGGATACTGTATGA
- the xerA gene encoding site-specific tyrosine recombinase/integron integrase: MENGFFSDWLNRFAHYLRMRNYSSKTVASYDQTVRQFGRYVWLRRSAAGDAGSFDERDFGHARLDAGVEVSAALVTDFLSYLVERQEYQPRTLHRVISTLSSFYSYLYAQGAVTTNPMLGIDRPRIKNQELKYLKHSQVLRLIRTIEDDEDRLIVRLIYATGVRVSELCTINVEDIDFEEHTIRVTGKGDKIRIVFIDEETLAEVERYIGNRIVGPLFIGQQGNHLSPRTVQRIFKKYAPDGITPHKLRHSYASELYRRSKNLRVVQENLGHTSIKTTEIYLHTDIDERRRVYREFFPLSDGKRDE; the protein is encoded by the coding sequence ATGGAAAACGGCTTTTTCTCCGACTGGCTCAATCGCTTCGCGCATTACCTCCGGATGCGGAATTACTCCTCAAAAACGGTCGCTAGCTACGACCAGACGGTCCGGCAGTTCGGCCGGTACGTCTGGCTCCGGCGGTCCGCCGCCGGGGATGCCGGGTCGTTTGACGAGAGGGATTTCGGGCACGCCCGGCTCGATGCGGGTGTCGAGGTCTCGGCGGCACTGGTCACGGACTTCCTCTCCTACCTCGTCGAGCGGCAGGAGTATCAGCCCCGGACGCTCCACCGGGTGATCTCGACGCTTTCGTCGTTTTACTCCTATCTCTACGCGCAGGGCGCCGTGACGACGAACCCGATGCTCGGGATCGACCGCCCCCGCATCAAGAATCAGGAGCTCAAGTACCTCAAGCACAGCCAGGTGCTCCGCCTCATCCGGACGATCGAGGATGACGAGGATCGGCTCATCGTGCGGCTCATCTACGCGACGGGCGTTCGTGTCTCGGAGCTCTGCACGATCAACGTCGAGGATATCGACTTCGAGGAGCACACTATCCGGGTCACGGGGAAAGGGGATAAGATCCGGATTGTCTTCATCGACGAAGAGACGCTCGCCGAGGTCGAGCGGTATATCGGGAACCGGATCGTCGGCCCGCTCTTTATCGGCCAGCAGGGAAATCACCTCTCGCCCCGCACCGTGCAGCGGATCTTCAAGAAGTACGCTCCCGACGGGATCACGCCGCATAAACTCCGCCACTCCTACGCAAGCGAACTCTACCGCCGCTCGAAGAACCTCCGGGTCGTGCAGGAGAACCTCGGGCACACCTCGATCAAAACGACCGAGATCTACCTCCATACGGATATCGACGAGCGTAGAAGGGTTTACCGGGAGTTCTTCCCGCT